The following proteins are encoded in a genomic region of Periophthalmus magnuspinnatus isolate fPerMag1 chromosome 10, fPerMag1.2.pri, whole genome shotgun sequence:
- the phf6 gene encoding LOW QUALITY PROTEIN: PHD finger protein 6 (The sequence of the model RefSeq protein was modified relative to this genomic sequence to represent the inferred CDS: inserted 2 bases in 2 codons) has protein sequence MSGQRKGASPRLPKCAFCRTNRDKECGQLLLSDGQKVAAHHKCMLFSSALVSSPSDSENIGGFSIDDVKKEIKRGNKLMCSSCHXPGATIGCDVKPAAETYHYYCALKDKAQTKENPSQGIYLVYCRXHRDAAQQDEDEAEGVANDSDSSPPQSRGRGRFEKSRTKTGSRGQSEESRSMSSQAAEEESSSHRDRSPLRSSPADGLQRCGFCHAGEEENETRGILHSDNSKKVAAHYKCMLFSSGTVQLTTTSRAEFGNFDVKTVIQEIKRGKRMKCTLCSQLGATIGCEIKACVKTYHYHCGLQDKAKFIENMARGIYKLYCKNHSGNEERDEEDEERENRRERAANKQATATQVNGNNGGQTSEG, from the exons ATGTCGGGACAGAGGAAAGGCGCGTCGCCCCGTCTCCCCAAATGCGCTTTCTGCAGAACGAACCGGGACAAAGAGTGCGGGCAGCTGCTTCTGTCCGACGGCCAGAAGGTGGCAGCACATCACAAGTGTATG CTGTTCTCCTCagccctggtctcgtctcctTCAGACAGTGAAAACATTGGAGGCTTTTCCATTGACGACGTGAAGAAGGAAATCAAACGTGGGAATAAACTG ATGTGCTCCTCGTGTC CGCCTGGGGCTACGATTGGCTGTGATGTAAAACCTGCCGCAGAAACGTACCATTATTACTGCGCACTGAAGGACAAGGCTCAAACTAAAGAGAACCCATCACAAGGAATTTACCT GGTTTACTGTC AACACCGGGATGCAGCACAGCAGGATGAAG ATGAAGCAGAGGGTGTGGCCAATGATTCAGACTCCTCCCCTCCTCAGAGCAGAGGTCGTGGTCGGTTTGAAAAGTCCAGGACTAAGACTGGATCCAGGGGCCAGTCTGAGGAGTCCCGGTCTATGTCATCACAGGCAGCGGAGGAAGAGAGCTCTTCACAT AGAGACCGGTCCCCCTTGAGGTCCAGCCCTGCAGACGGACTTCAGCGCTGTGGGTTCTGTCACGCCggagaagaagaaaatgaaacCAGAGGCATCCTCCACTCAGACAACTCCAAAAAAGTGGCTGCTCACTACAAGTGCATG CTTTTTTCATCTGGAACAGTGCAGTTAACCACAACGTCACGGGCTGAGTTTGGAAACTTTGATGTAAAAACAGTCATTCAAGAAAtcaaaagaggaaagagaatg aaATGTACATTGTGCAGTCAGTTGGGGGCAACAATAGGCTGTGAAATCAAAGCGTGTGTGAAAACCTACCATTATCACTGCGGTCTCCAGGACAAAGCCAAATTCATTGAAAATATGGCGCGAGGAATTTACAA aCTTTATTGTAAAAACCACAGTGGaaatgaggagagagatgaagaggatgaagagagagagaatcgAAGGGAGAGAGCAGCCAACAAACAAGCCACAGCTACACAAGTCAACGGCAATAACG GGGGCCAGACCAGTGAGGGATAG
- the cab39l1 gene encoding LOW QUALITY PROTEIN: calcium binding protein 39, like 1 (The sequence of the model RefSeq protein was modified relative to this genomic sequence to represent the inferred CDS: inserted 1 base in 1 codon; deleted 2 bases in 2 codons; substituted 1 base at 1 genomic stop codon), producing the protein MPFPFGKSQKSPAETVRTLKDNVAYLEKLDTGDTKKSEKVSCDISKTLLHXKRFLCGTGDKEPQTEAVAQLAQELYNTNLLISLIENLHRIDFEGKKDVVHLFSNIVRRQIGTRTPTVEYISSHTQILFMLLNGYDSPEVALNCGMMLRECLRHEPLAKTVLLSEEFYNFFRYXELSTFDIASDAFASFKDLLTRHKIVCADFLEENYDRVFTEYEKLLHSDNYVTKRQSLKLLGELLLDRHNFTVMTKYISRAENLKLMMNLLRDNSRNIQFEAFHVFKVFVANPNKTQPVLDILLKNQTKLVEFLSHFQTDRSEDEQFCDEKNYLIKQIQYLKKAPSPEDAPGS; encoded by the exons ATGCCTTTCCCGTTTGGCAAATCTCAAAAAAGTCCTGCTGAAACTGTGAGGACTTTAAAGGACAATGTTGCCTACTTAGAAAAACTTGACACTGGAGACACGAAAAAGTCTGAAAAGGTCAGTTGT GATATTTCTAAAACCTTGCTTCACTAAAAGAGGTTCCTTTGTGGAACTGGCGACAAGGAGCCCCAAACTGAAGCCGTT GCACAACTTGCCCAGGAATTATACAACACCAACCTACTCATATCTCTCATTGAAAACCTCCATAGGATCGATTTTGAG GGGAAGAAGGATGTGGTACATTTGTTCAGTAACATTGTAAGGCGGCAGATTGGCACCCGCACACCCACGGTAGAATACATCTCTTCACATACACAGATCCTCTTCATGCTTTTAAATGG CTATGACAGCCCGGAGGTGGCCCTGAACTGTGGGATGATGCTGAGAGAGTGTCTGCGTCATGAACCTTTGGCCAAAACGGTGCTTCTGTCTGAGGAGTTTTATAACTTCTTCAGAT GTGAGCTCTCCACGTTCGACATTGCATCAGATGCTTTTGCCTCCTTTAAG GATCTCCTCACAAGACACAAAATCGTGTGTGCTGATTTCCTGGAGGAA AACTATGACAGG gTGTTTACAGAGTACGAAAAGCTGCTCCATTCAGACAACTATGTGACCAAACGGCAGTCTTTGAAG CTTCTCGGAGAACTCCTCCTGGACCGACACAACTTCACGGTGATGACAAAGTACATCAGCCGAGCAGAAAACCTGAAGCTCATGATGAACCTGCTCAGAGACAATAGCAGGAACATCCAGTTTGAAGCATTCCATGTTTTTAAG GTTTTTGTGGCGAACCCGAACAAGACCCAGCCTGTTCTGGACATCCTGCTGAAGAACCAGACCAAACTGGTGGAGTTCCTAAGCCACTTCCAGACAGACCGCTCCGAGGACGAGCAGTTCTGTGACGAGAAGAACTACCTGATCAAACAGATCCAGTACCTGAAGAAAGCCCCTTCCCCAGAGGATGCACCTGGATCCTAG